In one Streptomyces sp. T12 genomic region, the following are encoded:
- a CDS encoding L-serine ammonia-lyase, translating into MAISVFDLFSVGIGPSSSHTVGPMRAARIFARRLRNEDLLGSVASVRAELYGSLGATGHGHGTPKAVLLGLEGASPRTVDVETADERVEAIKSGGRLALLGDHEVAFDFDKDLVLHRRKALPYHANGMTLWAFDASGAELLSKTYYSVGGGFVVDEDAVGADRIKLDDTVLKYPFRTGDELLRLTQETGLSISSLMLENERAWRTEEEIREGLLEIWRVMRECVSRGMSREGILPGGLKVRRRAANTARKLRSEGDPKALAMEWITLYAMAVNEENAAGGRVVTAPTNGAAGIIPAVLHYYINFVPGADEDGIVRFLLAAGAIGMLFKENASISGAEVGCQGEVGSACSMAAGALAEVLGGSPEQVENAAEIGMEHNLGLTCDPVGGLVQIPCIERNGMAAVKAVTAARMAMRGDGSHKVSLDKVIKTMKDTGADMSVKYKETARGGLAVNIIEC; encoded by the coding sequence GTGGCCATCTCGGTCTTCGACCTGTTCTCGGTCGGCATCGGCCCGTCCAGCTCCCACACGGTCGGCCCGATGCGCGCGGCACGCATCTTCGCCCGCCGCCTGCGCAACGAGGATCTGCTCGGCTCCGTCGCGTCGGTCCGCGCCGAGCTGTACGGCTCGCTCGGCGCGACCGGCCACGGCCATGGCACCCCCAAGGCGGTGCTGCTGGGCCTGGAGGGCGCCTCGCCGCGCACGGTGGACGTGGAGACGGCGGACGAGCGGGTCGAGGCGATCAAGTCGGGGGGCCGTCTGGCGCTTCTCGGCGACCACGAGGTCGCCTTCGACTTCGACAAGGACCTCGTGCTGCACCGCCGTAAGGCACTGCCGTACCACGCGAACGGCATGACGCTGTGGGCGTTCGACGCGTCCGGGGCGGAGCTGCTGTCGAAGACCTACTACTCGGTGGGCGGCGGCTTCGTCGTCGACGAGGACGCTGTCGGCGCGGACCGCATCAAGCTGGACGACACGGTCCTGAAGTACCCCTTCCGCACGGGCGACGAGCTGCTGCGCCTGACGCAGGAGACGGGCCTGTCGATCTCGTCGCTGATGCTGGAGAACGAGCGGGCCTGGCGCACCGAGGAGGAGATCCGCGAGGGCCTGCTGGAAATATGGCGGGTGATGCGGGAGTGCGTGTCGCGGGGGATGTCGCGGGAGGGCATCCTGCCGGGCGGCCTGAAGGTCCGTCGCCGGGCGGCGAACACGGCCCGCAAGCTGCGCTCCGAGGGCGACCCGAAGGCGCTCGCCATGGAGTGGATCACGCTCTACGCGATGGCCGTGAACGAGGAGAACGCGGCGGGCGGCCGGGTGGTGACCGCACCGACCAACGGGGCCGCGGGCATCATCCCCGCGGTGCTCCACTACTACATCAACTTCGTGCCGGGCGCCGACGAGGACGGCATCGTCCGCTTCCTCCTCGCGGCGGGCGCCATCGGCATGCTCTTCAAGGAGAACGCGTCCATCTCCGGCGCCGAGGTCGGCTGCCAGGGGGAGGTCGGCTCGGCCTGCTCGATGGCGGCGGGCGCCCTGGCGGAGGTGCTCGGCGGCTCCCCGGAGCAGGTCGAGAACGCCGCCGAGATCGGCATGGAGCACAACCTCGGCCTCACCTGCGACCCGGTCGGCGGCCTCGTCCAGATCCCCTGCATCGAGCGCAACGGCATGGCCGCGGTGAAGGCGGTCACGGCGGCGCGGATGGCGATGCGCGGGGACGGCTCGCACAAGGTGTCTCTGGACAAGGTCATCAAGACCATGAAGGACACGGGCGCCGACATGTCGGTGAAGTACAAGGAGACGGCGCGGGGCGGGCTGGCGGTCAACATCATCGAGTGCTGA
- a CDS encoding NB-ARC domain-containing protein has product MVALVVASIVLAALLSLAANAATAKQHWPGPLDSLRQQSWPSVAVLVVLSLAVTGAMTWKQGRPSAGRDDPPPPQPAEVPGWFVARSETLDAVAAVCRGGRAVGITTSLWGAGGFGKTALATAVCAHKRVRRRFRSRIYTVTIGRDVRGRAAVAAKIAEVTLFITGDTTEFDDPNLAGDHLGRLLDQRPRILLVLDDVWEDEQLTPFLRGGRRCVRLVTTRNPNLLPPGARPIKVDEMSPDQARAVLAWQLPPLPADIIDALLETTGRWALLLHLTNRLIAEQTATGAAPVAAATQILQQLRVLGPAAVDEPAGAWDLDDPQRRSQAVQASIEAAITLLPPDGAARFAELAVFAEDETIPLVLVALLWRETGGLTEGQSRALCRAMERLSLLMLKPDEGGRIRLHDVIRDYLRGRLGEAPLTALHARLVSAVAATLPAAAPLAPTAPDPGRAWWRLQEGYLLDHLIEHLLAANLTAQAEAVAGDLRWVECRLTQRGPTAPWSDLALIDTPRARAAALSLAQAAHLLMPTDPARALAGVLYSRLQPNQYWGDQVTARERDASQHPLLTNRWIPPDHPASVVQRAFSGYGRAFWLLTVLPDGARIATGSYNGSVRIWDAASRARTATLTGHSQQLRSVAVTPDGARLATVGDDRTARIWDLTSGTCIATLAGHTRAVHSVAITADGARLATASHDGSVRMWDVVSRTCTAVITDYTDPVQLMAIAPDGAWLATSSRDRSLRIWDSASGSRLAGLIGHTKRLTAAVVAPDGSWLATASEDCSVQLWDLASRNCRATLTGHTERVTAMAVTPDGAWLATVSRDRTVRIWDAVRHHTVALVRVEGPLTACSWGPDSQSLAVVGRYGVYLFGLLV; this is encoded by the coding sequence ATGGTGGCGCTCGTTGTTGCGAGCATCGTGCTGGCCGCCCTGTTGTCGCTGGCCGCTAACGCGGCTACTGCAAAGCAACATTGGCCGGGCCCGTTAGACAGTCTGCGTCAACAATCGTGGCCCTCGGTCGCCGTGTTGGTTGTGCTGTCTCTTGCCGTCACTGGCGCAATGACCTGGAAGCAGGGGCGCCCATCTGCTGGTCGCGACGACCCTCCACCCCCACAGCCGGCGGAGGTACCAGGTTGGTTCGTGGCTCGCTCAGAGACTCTCGACGCAGTAGCAGCGGTATGTCGTGGTGGTCGCGCAGTAGGAATCACCACGTCGCTGTGGGGCGCTGGCGGATTCGGTAAGACGGCTTTGGCTACCGCAGTATGCGCACATAAGCGAGTTCGACGGCGCTTTCGCTCCCGCATCTACACCGTCACCATCGGCCGGGATGTTCGCGGCCGAGCAGCCGTGGCGGCCAAGATCGCGGAAGTGACCCTGTTCATCACAGGTGACACCACCGAGTTCGACGATCCGAATCTGGCCGGCGACCACCTGGGCCGCCTACTCGATCAGCGGCCTCGTATCCTCCTGGTCCTCGATGATGTCTGGGAGGACGAGCAGTTAACCCCCTTCCTGCGTGGTGGTCGTCGCTGCGTTCGCTTGGTTACCACCCGCAATCCCAACCTGCTACCGCCCGGCGCCCGACCAATCAAGGTCGATGAGATGTCCCCTGACCAAGCCCGTGCAGTGTTGGCCTGGCAACTGCCGCCACTCCCTGCCGACATCATCGATGCGCTCTTGGAGACCACAGGCCGGTGGGCCCTCCTGCTGCACCTGACCAACCGGCTGATCGCCGAGCAGACGGCAACTGGCGCTGCCCCCGTAGCTGCCGCAACCCAGATCTTGCAGCAGTTGCGCGTGTTGGGGCCGGCTGCCGTGGACGAACCGGCAGGAGCCTGGGACCTGGACGACCCCCAGCGTCGCAGCCAAGCCGTCCAGGCATCGATCGAGGCAGCGATCACCCTACTGCCCCCAGACGGTGCGGCCCGTTTCGCCGAACTCGCCGTATTCGCTGAGGATGAGACCATCCCCCTCGTCCTGGTCGCACTCCTGTGGCGTGAGACAGGTGGACTCACTGAAGGGCAGTCACGCGCTCTGTGCCGCGCCATGGAACGCTTGTCGTTGCTGATGCTGAAACCTGATGAAGGCGGCCGCATCCGCCTGCACGACGTCATCCGTGACTACTTGCGTGGCCGTCTCGGCGAAGCTCCACTCACTGCCCTACATGCGCGTCTGGTGAGCGCAGTCGCTGCCACGCTGCCCGCAGCCGCGCCGCTGGCGCCGACTGCCCCCGATCCCGGACGCGCTTGGTGGCGCCTTCAAGAAGGCTACCTGCTCGACCACCTCATAGAGCACCTTCTCGCGGCGAACCTCACCGCCCAGGCGGAAGCCGTGGCAGGCGACCTACGCTGGGTCGAATGTCGACTGACTCAGCGTGGCCCCACCGCACCTTGGAGTGATCTCGCCCTCATCGACACTCCTCGGGCTCGTGCGGCAGCCCTCAGCCTCGCCCAGGCAGCCCACCTCCTCATGCCGACAGATCCCGCACGGGCGCTAGCCGGTGTCCTCTACAGTCGCCTCCAGCCCAACCAATACTGGGGCGATCAGGTCACCGCGCGTGAGCGTGATGCTTCCCAGCATCCGCTTCTGACGAATCGATGGATTCCACCCGATCACCCCGCCTCTGTCGTCCAACGCGCCTTCTCCGGCTACGGCAGGGCCTTCTGGTTGCTGACGGTCCTGCCAGATGGGGCGCGGATTGCCACCGGCAGTTACAACGGATCGGTGCGAATCTGGGACGCGGCGTCAAGAGCTCGTACAGCCACGCTCACCGGTCACAGCCAACAACTGCGGTCGGTAGCGGTCACACCTGACGGCGCGCGGCTCGCCACCGTCGGTGATGACCGCACAGCGCGAATCTGGGACTTGACGTCTGGAACCTGCATTGCGACGCTCGCCGGCCACACCAGGGCAGTGCACTCAGTAGCGATCACGGCGGATGGGGCGCGGCTTGCTACCGCCAGTCACGACGGGTCGGTGCGGATGTGGGACGTGGTGTCCCGGACTTGCACCGCTGTCATCACTGACTACACCGATCCGGTCCAGCTGATGGCGATCGCACCGGATGGCGCCTGGTTGGCGACTTCCAGCAGAGACCGCTCCTTGCGGATATGGGACTCGGCGTCAGGCTCACGCCTTGCCGGCCTGATAGGTCACACCAAGCGTCTGACGGCGGCAGTGGTGGCACCTGACGGATCCTGGCTCGCCACCGCATCCGAAGACTGCTCCGTGCAGCTCTGGGATCTGGCGTCCAGAAACTGCCGCGCCACACTGACCGGCCACACCGAGCGTGTAACGGCGATGGCTGTCACACCGGACGGAGCGTGGCTTGCCACTGTCAGCCGTGACCGCACAGTGCGGATCTGGGACGCCGTCAGGCACCACACCGTGGCTTTGGTGCGCGTCGAAGGGCCACTGACCGCGTGTTCATGGGGGCCGGACAGCCAAAGTCTCGCAGTGGTAGGCCGCTATGGGGTGTATCTGTTCGGACTGCTCGTTTGA
- a CDS encoding RHS repeat domain-containing protein encodes MSRPIRSRRAARFHRYTALAAAALMAGSLFQAEPALAAPKPGDARHAPPVEADHPVPGKALKTLPRKPDGLASGPRRAPRATWPKARAAQVTLPAAAAPGTAGKKAASAPARSTAVAPLRVPGMPVRMLADPAATGPTKAKVRLLPRDTARGLGLEGVLLSVSATDPASTSSGARRVGVSLDYSAFGEAYGGDYGARLRLVTLPSCALTTPKLPRCRTTTPVAGRNDSEKRTVSADSVALRPAASAVVLAAVADPDGGSAGAGDYTATPLSSSAAWQTSLQTGDFSWSYPLTAPTVPGGLLPKLSVGYSSGAVDGQTTTSNNQSSWVGSGFDMNTGFIERRYKPCGEDGDWSKDDAPGDQCWGYDNATISFNGRAGELIPAGKNTWRIRNDDGTRVEKLNNAKERANGDDDGEYWKVTTTDGLQYFFGYNRLPGWSTGKPETKSTWTVPVFGNNADEPCHQATFAASWCQQAWRWNLDYVVDLNDNAMSYWYSPETNSYGRNRVAADDTPYERGGVIDRIEYGQRSNTLFTAKAAGKVVFTNTERCIQPTAAACAPAEIEKNATRWEDTPYYLNCKAGTDCDKGRFAPSFWSRKRLSKITTQILQPAGGYADADAWAFTQTWGDADIDRSLLLESIQHTGLSATPSITLPKVTFGYKQAPNRLDRLGDGIAPFIKYRLAGVSDESGGSIDVAYSAPECDFDALPTPATNTTRCFPQYWQPAGAPDPVQEWFNKYVVTQVTATDRTGGADDMITKYAYLDGAAWHYADDDGLTKEKHKTWSQWNGYGRVQVQSGGWDGMRSQTEHWFLRGMDGDRKNTAGGAKSVTVADGEGGTLTDHEAFQGTEFKTINYTAPGGTVESKTVSTPWRKETAKRVRDWGTVTANLTGTAATRTWDRKHDGSWQQTSTATTFDDAGRVIEESDLGEAASGDEQCTITSYTDSAANWLRALPKQVEVLDVACGTAVTYPAHLLSRRINTYDSLAFGAAPTRGLLTKQEELVGYTGTKPNYRWKSTGYDSYGRVRSTSDSSGASSTTVFAPATTTKPGTLTVKGTELVAGTPSSAQSVVTEFDGVRSLPTATIDANGKRSEAEFDALGRLTKAWLANRPKASSPTPSLEYDYRISEGAIAAVVAKKLMNDGSQQASYILYDGWLRPRQSQSAGPDGGRLIDDTFYDERGLVERKYAPYYATKAPEAKLFGVTEQGAVDTQVVNEYDGLGRQTVTRTLRGNGVGVELSRTTSTHSADLVTVDPPTGTTPTATVLDAMGRIKELREFHGASPVGAFDRTLYEHDRNGHLTKVTSPDKTVRSYTYDLLGRQLTSTDPDSGTTRTTYDDADRVTTATDVGRQKTIAFVYDRLGRHTETRENSATGPLLASWTFDTVRKGYLASSTRYVGGASGAKYTQTINAYDNLYRPLRTTVSIPASEPGLGGTAGVSYQTNTTYNLDGTVKSASYPAAGNLPAEVVAPTYDGLQRVVKAEGLSTYVGNARYSLTGKLEELELGDAGKRVWINNTYEPGTQLLSTSRTEREGIAGVDRAVTYDYDDSGNVNSVTDASRQGTDRQCFRYDYLQRLTEAWTPAGDCEQAPGATALGGPAPYWQSYTYTAAGNRDTDTRHDPTGKTAGDITRTYRYDENGKNQPNTLTSVSSTGAVTGKDTYTYEPGGGTESRTPSGGAKQTFAWDSEGNLASVTEGSSTTQYLYDADGKRLISRGPGGVSTLYLGATEITWTKATGKTTARRYYDLGGAGAVRQDDGSLSFVVADHHGTGELAIDATTQVMVQRRNMPFGGARGTVPQAGSWPGTKGFVGGTQDPTGLTHLGAREYDPETGRFLSADAVVDPADPQQLNGYAYGHNNPLRRSDPTGNYDPDMMAWCQDNPGKCVGGRIVPSKPSKPKKNPNPGMDKKRAHMPAVQSERLKDLIEELYIRERVADSDVVGDGKTATALIEEMNEGKAFGGKGTSWHIEKAIAKLGGLRDLLEEDRKAKVDTGKGILSDSDRKVALNESKELWTALNADDVAGEVTKRVKAKPQVAKTLSNLIKTVISAESMSEVTGQKFAVPANLHPKAPQRAVPSGEKIKGRGFAKAFGVVGGAAGVAQFPADAYNYGFEEASKQLTESLTDPLDVVPDGQGAGCLFFGDCYVVTPMA; translated from the coding sequence GGCTCCTGCCGCGGGACACCGCCCGCGGCCTCGGCCTCGAGGGAGTTCTGCTCTCCGTCAGCGCCACCGACCCCGCGAGCACGTCCTCCGGCGCCCGCCGCGTCGGCGTCAGCCTGGACTACTCCGCGTTCGGCGAGGCGTACGGCGGTGACTACGGCGCCCGGCTGCGCCTGGTCACCCTGCCCTCCTGCGCGCTGACCACGCCGAAGCTGCCCCGCTGCCGTACGACCACCCCGGTGGCCGGCCGCAACGACAGCGAGAAGCGCACGGTCTCCGCCGACTCCGTCGCGCTGCGTCCCGCTGCCTCCGCCGTTGTCCTCGCGGCCGTGGCCGACCCCGACGGCGGCTCCGCGGGCGCCGGCGACTACACCGCGACCCCGCTGTCGTCGTCCGCCGCATGGCAGACCAGTCTTCAGACGGGCGACTTCTCCTGGTCCTATCCCCTGACCGCGCCGACCGTGCCCGGCGGACTGCTGCCCAAGCTGTCCGTCGGCTACTCCTCGGGCGCCGTGGACGGCCAGACCACCACCAGCAACAACCAGTCCTCCTGGGTCGGTTCGGGCTTCGACATGAACACCGGCTTCATCGAGCGGCGCTACAAGCCGTGCGGTGAGGACGGTGACTGGAGCAAGGACGACGCCCCCGGCGACCAGTGCTGGGGATACGACAACGCCACCATCAGCTTCAACGGCCGTGCGGGCGAGCTGATCCCGGCCGGCAAGAACACCTGGCGGATCCGCAACGACGACGGCACCCGCGTCGAGAAGCTCAACAACGCCAAAGAGCGGGCGAACGGCGACGACGACGGCGAGTACTGGAAGGTGACGACCACCGACGGCCTCCAGTACTTCTTCGGCTACAACCGTCTTCCCGGCTGGAGCACGGGCAAGCCCGAGACGAAGTCCACCTGGACCGTGCCCGTCTTCGGCAACAACGCCGACGAGCCCTGCCACCAGGCCACCTTCGCCGCGTCCTGGTGCCAGCAGGCATGGCGCTGGAACCTCGACTACGTCGTCGACCTCAACGACAACGCCATGTCGTACTGGTACAGCCCGGAGACCAACTCCTACGGCCGCAACCGCGTTGCCGCCGACGACACCCCGTACGAGCGCGGCGGTGTCATCGACCGCATCGAGTACGGCCAGCGCAGCAACACGCTCTTCACCGCGAAGGCCGCCGGCAAGGTCGTCTTCACCAACACCGAGCGGTGTATCCAGCCCACGGCCGCCGCCTGTGCCCCCGCGGAGATCGAGAAGAACGCCACCCGGTGGGAGGACACGCCGTACTACCTGAACTGCAAGGCGGGCACCGACTGCGACAAGGGCCGGTTCGCCCCGTCCTTCTGGTCCCGCAAGCGGCTCTCCAAGATCACCACACAGATCCTCCAGCCTGCGGGCGGCTACGCGGACGCCGACGCTTGGGCGTTCACCCAGACGTGGGGCGACGCGGACATCGACCGTTCCCTGCTCCTGGAGTCGATCCAGCACACCGGCCTGTCCGCCACCCCTTCGATCACCCTGCCCAAGGTGACCTTCGGCTACAAGCAGGCGCCCAACCGCCTCGACCGGCTCGGTGACGGCATCGCGCCCTTCATCAAGTACCGGCTCGCGGGCGTCTCCGACGAGTCGGGCGGGTCGATCGACGTCGCCTACTCGGCCCCCGAGTGCGACTTCGACGCGCTACCCACGCCGGCGACGAACACCACGCGCTGCTTTCCGCAGTACTGGCAGCCCGCCGGCGCACCGGACCCCGTCCAGGAGTGGTTCAACAAGTACGTCGTCACACAGGTCACCGCGACCGACCGCACCGGCGGCGCCGACGACATGATCACCAAGTACGCGTACCTCGACGGTGCCGCCTGGCACTACGCCGACGACGACGGCCTGACCAAGGAGAAGCACAAGACCTGGTCGCAGTGGAACGGCTACGGCCGGGTCCAGGTGCAGTCCGGCGGCTGGGACGGCATGCGCTCGCAGACCGAGCACTGGTTCCTGCGGGGCATGGACGGTGACCGCAAGAACACCGCGGGCGGCGCCAAGTCGGTGACCGTCGCCGACGGCGAGGGCGGCACCCTCACCGACCACGAGGCCTTCCAGGGAACCGAGTTCAAGACGATCAACTACACCGCGCCGGGCGGCACGGTGGAGAGCAAGACCGTGAGCACCCCGTGGCGCAAGGAGACCGCCAAGCGGGTACGGGACTGGGGCACCGTCACCGCGAACCTGACCGGCACGGCCGCGACCCGCACCTGGGACCGCAAGCACGACGGCAGCTGGCAGCAGACCTCCACCGCGACGACGTTCGACGATGCGGGAAGGGTCATCGAGGAGAGCGACCTCGGTGAGGCCGCGTCCGGCGACGAGCAGTGCACGATCACCTCGTACACCGACAGCGCCGCCAACTGGCTGCGCGCCCTGCCCAAACAGGTCGAGGTCCTCGACGTGGCGTGCGGCACGGCTGTCACTTACCCCGCTCACCTGCTCTCCCGCAGGATCAACACCTACGACTCCCTCGCGTTCGGAGCCGCACCGACCCGGGGCCTGCTCACCAAACAGGAGGAGTTGGTCGGCTACACCGGCACCAAGCCGAACTACCGTTGGAAGAGCACCGGTTACGACAGCTACGGGCGGGTGCGGTCCACCTCCGACTCGTCGGGCGCCAGCAGTACGACCGTCTTCGCGCCGGCGACCACCACCAAGCCCGGCACCCTCACCGTGAAGGGCACCGAACTGGTCGCCGGCACCCCGTCCAGCGCACAGTCCGTCGTGACCGAGTTCGACGGCGTCCGCTCGCTGCCCACCGCCACGATCGACGCCAACGGCAAGCGCAGCGAAGCGGAGTTCGACGCGCTCGGCCGGCTCACCAAGGCCTGGCTCGCGAACCGGCCGAAGGCCTCCAGCCCGACGCCCAGCCTGGAGTACGACTACCGGATCTCGGAAGGCGCCATCGCCGCGGTCGTCGCCAAAAAGCTGATGAACGACGGCAGTCAGCAGGCGTCGTACATCCTCTACGACGGCTGGCTGCGGCCCCGGCAGTCGCAGTCCGCCGGCCCCGATGGCGGTCGGCTGATCGACGACACGTTTTACGACGAACGCGGCCTGGTCGAGCGGAAGTACGCGCCGTACTACGCCACCAAAGCACCGGAGGCCAAGCTCTTCGGCGTGACTGAACAGGGTGCCGTGGACACCCAGGTCGTCAACGAGTACGACGGCCTGGGCCGCCAGACCGTCACCCGGACGCTCCGCGGCAACGGCGTGGGGGTGGAGCTGTCCCGCACCACGAGCACCCACAGCGCCGACCTGGTCACCGTCGACCCGCCGACCGGCACCACCCCGACCGCGACGGTGCTCGACGCGATGGGCCGGATTAAGGAACTGCGTGAGTTCCACGGGGCGTCGCCCGTCGGCGCCTTCGACAGAACGCTGTACGAGCACGACCGCAACGGGCACCTGACGAAGGTCACCAGCCCGGACAAGACGGTCCGCTCCTACACCTACGACCTGCTCGGACGCCAGCTCACCTCCACCGACCCCGACTCGGGCACCACGAGGACGACGTACGACGACGCGGACCGGGTCACCACCGCGACCGACGTGGGCCGGCAGAAGACGATCGCCTTCGTCTACGACCGGCTCGGCCGGCACACCGAGACCCGGGAGAACTCCGCCACGGGCCCGCTGCTGGCCTCGTGGACCTTCGACACCGTGCGCAAGGGGTACCTGGCCAGCTCCACCCGCTATGTCGGGGGAGCGAGCGGCGCGAAGTACACGCAGACGATCAACGCGTACGACAACCTGTACCGACCGCTGCGCACGACCGTGTCGATCCCGGCCTCGGAACCCGGACTCGGCGGCACCGCGGGCGTCAGCTATCAGACCAACACCACCTACAACCTCGACGGGACCGTCAAGTCCGCCAGCTACCCGGCGGCGGGGAACCTGCCCGCCGAGGTGGTCGCACCGACCTACGACGGGCTCCAGCGCGTGGTGAAGGCCGAAGGGCTCAGCACCTACGTCGGCAACGCGCGCTACAGCCTCACCGGCAAGCTGGAGGAGCTGGAGCTGGGCGACGCCGGCAAGCGGGTCTGGATCAACAACACGTACGAGCCGGGCACCCAGCTGCTGTCCACCAGTCGCACCGAACGCGAAGGAATCGCCGGGGTCGACCGCGCGGTCACCTACGACTACGACGACTCGGGCAACGTCAACTCGGTCACTGACGCCTCGCGCCAGGGCACCGACCGGCAGTGCTTCCGCTACGACTACCTCCAGCGGCTGACCGAGGCGTGGACACCGGCCGGTGATTGTGAGCAGGCCCCCGGCGCCACCGCGCTCGGCGGACCGGCACCGTACTGGCAGTCGTACACCTACACAGCGGCCGGGAACCGCGACACCGACACCCGGCACGACCCCACCGGGAAGACCGCCGGTGACATCACCCGCACCTACCGCTACGACGAGAACGGCAAGAACCAGCCGAACACCCTGACGTCGGTCTCCTCCACGGGCGCCGTCACCGGCAAGGACACGTACACCTACGAGCCCGGCGGCGGCACCGAGTCCCGTACGCCGAGCGGCGGGGCGAAGCAGACGTTCGCCTGGGACTCCGAGGGCAATCTCGCCTCGGTGACCGAGGGCTCCTCGACCACCCAGTACCTGTACGACGCCGACGGCAAGCGCCTGATCAGCCGCGGGCCCGGCGGTGTTTCGACGCTGTACCTGGGCGCCACGGAGATCACCTGGACGAAGGCCACCGGGAAGACGACGGCGCGACGGTACTACGACCTCGGCGGGGCCGGCGCCGTACGTCAGGACGACGGCTCGCTCTCGTTCGTCGTCGCCGACCACCACGGCACCGGCGAACTCGCCATCGACGCCACGACCCAGGTCATGGTGCAGCGCCGGAACATGCCGTTCGGCGGAGCACGCGGCACGGTGCCGCAGGCCGGAAGCTGGCCGGGCACCAAGGGCTTCGTCGGCGGCACGCAGGACCCCACCGGTCTCACCCATCTCGGAGCCCGGGAGTACGACCCGGAGACGGGCCGCTTCCTCAGCGCCGACGCGGTGGTCGATCCGGCGGACCCGCAGCAGCTGAACGGCTATGCCTACGGGCACAACAACCCGCTGCGGCGCAGCGACCCGACGGGCAACTACGACCCGGACATGATGGCGTGGTGCCAGGACAACCCCGGCAAGTGCGTGGGTGGAAGGATCGTCCCCAGCAAGCCCTCGAAGCCCAAGAAGAACCCGAACCCGGGGATGGACAAGAAGCGCGCCCATATGCCGGCGGTGCAGAGCGAGCGCCTCAAAGACCTCATCGAGGAGCTCTACATCCGGGAGCGGGTCGCGGACTCGGACGTGGTGGGCGACGGTAAGACGGCCACGGCCTTGATCGAGGAGATGAACGAGGGCAAGGCCTTCGGAGGTAAAGGAACGAGTTGGCACATCGAGAAGGCCATCGCGAAACTGGGCGGTCTGCGTGACCTGTTGGAGGAGGACCGGAAGGCCAAGGTGGACACCGGAAAGGGGATTCTCTCCGACTCCGACCGCAAGGTCGCGCTCAATGAATCGAAGGAACTATGGACAGCCCTCAACGCGGACGACGTGGCCGGGGAGGTGACGAAGAGGGTGAAGGCGAAACCGCAGGTTGCGAAGACGCTGTCCAACCTCATCAAGACCGTCATCTCGGCGGAATCGATGAGCGAGGTCACCGGGCAGAAGTTCGCCGTCCCCGCGAACCTCCACCCGAAGGCGCCCCAGCGGGCCGTGCCCTCGGGAGAGAAGATCAAGGGCCGGGGCTTCGCCAAGGCGTTCGGAGTGGTGGGTGGCGCTGCCGGCGTCGCGCAGTTCCCGGCGGACGCCTACAACTACGGATTCGAGGAAGCGTCGAAGCAGCTCACAGAATCCCTGACGGACCCGCTGGACGTGGTCCCCGACGGCCAGGGCGCGGGATGCCTGTTCTTCGGTGACTGCTATGTGGTGACCCCGATGGCCTGA